A DNA window from Mobula hypostoma chromosome 3, sMobHyp1.1, whole genome shotgun sequence contains the following coding sequences:
- the elf3 gene encoding ETS-related transcription factor Elf-3 has product MMASNYGIGNILTDVMRSVYQTEDNHSLPTGAREQLGPMLNMDIPDSTSWFQIDPQLWSNQHVLEWISYHVEKHKYDANNIDLSFCDMDGATLLTLTKNQLVSIFGPLGEELYKSHQELSKNSFDLIPDDFSDIFLQSILPDDCNEYEFLDTKITWKELEKLEELPDHCKTLPDLQPSDPGYESAPTSPYSIDDSNPGSQSPSSPDSGGSESDFDHSIMHGQYRIQNEDFPKMSTIDYKAPKRGRGRPRKLGKEEKSCTETKRSKHSPRGTHLWEFIRDILLHPEINNGLLKWEDRSEGIFKFLKSEAVAQLWGEKKKNSSMTYEKLSRAMRYYYKREILERVDGRRLVYKFGKNSSGWRVGDA; this is encoded by the exons ATGATGGCTTCCAATTACGGCATTGGCAATATCTTGACTGATGTTATGCGCTCCGTATACCAGACTGAAGACAATCACTCCCTCCCCACGGGAGCCAGGGAACAGCTTGGTCCGATGCTAAACATGGATATACCCG ACTCCACCTCTTGGTTCCAAATTGACCCCCAGTTATGGAGCAATCAACACGTCTTGGAGTGGATCAGTTACCACGTCGAGAAGCACAAGTATGATGCCAACAATATCGACCTGTCCTTCTGTGATATGGACGGGGCCACCCTCCTTACACTGACCAAGAACCAACTTGTGTCCATCTTTGGTCCACTGGGGGAAGAACTCTACAAGAGCCATCAGGAATTAAGTAAAAACA GTTTTGATTTGATACCTGATGACTTCAGTGACATCTTCTTGCAAAGTATTCTCCCAGATGACTGCAATGAGTACGAGTTCCTGGACACAAAAATTA CCTGGAAGGAACTTGAGAAACTTGAAGAGTTGCCCGATCACTGTAAAACCTTGCCAGACCTCCAACCCAGTGATCCTGGGTATGAATCTGCCCCCACATCGCCATATAGTATTGATGACTCCAATCCAG GATCCCAGTCTCCCAGCTCTCCAGACTCCGGTGGAAGTGAATCAGATTTTGATCACTCAATAATGCATGGGCAATATAGAATTCAGAATG AAGATTTCCCAAAAATGTCAACCATTGATTACAAGGCTCCCAAGCGAGGAAGAGGAAGGCCAAGGAAACTAGGCAAAGAGGAAAAGAGCTGTACAGAGACCAAGAGAAGCAAACACT cCCCAAGAGGCACACACCTTTGGGAGTTTATCAGGGATatcctcctccatcctgagatCAACAATGGCCTCCTGAAGTGGGAAGACCGGTCTGAAGGGATCTTTAAGTTTCTTAAATCGGAGGCAGTCGCGCAGCTCTGGggagagaagaagaagaacaGCAGCATGACTTACGAGAAGCTCAGCAGAGCCATGAG GTATTATTACAAGCGTGAAATCCTGGAACGCGTAGATGGAAGGAGACTGGTCTACAAGTTTGGAAAGAACTCCAGTGGCTGGAGAGTTGGCGATGCATAA